The DNA window TCCGGCGGAACTCTTGAGGTCATGGGATTACTCTTGGGAAAAGTAACGGCGAATACTATGCTCGTTATGGATTCGTTCGCTCTTCCCGTTGAGGGTACTGAAACTCGAGTCAATGCCCAGGCCCAAGCATACGAATATATGACCGCTTACATCGAGGCTGCTAAACAGGTAACGGTGAATCAATATTTTTGGGTTGTAAAATGTGCCAAGACTTTCACCTCCATTGGCTGAATCAATACTGATACATTCTACAACTGTCTTACAGAGTAGACAAAAAAATGGGACTGACGACATTTTTACAGGTTGCCCGTCACGAAAATGCCATCGGTTGGTATCACAGTCACCCGGGTTACGGATGCTGGTTATCAGGAATTGACGTCTCCACTCAGAtgttgaatcaaaattttcaagaaccATTCGTAGCGATTGTAATTGACCCTGTTAGAACTATTTCAGCTGGAAAAGTATGCCTTGGAGCTTTCAGAACATATCCCAAggttaatataataaatgattTGAACACAATTACTAGGAAATTATACCTGAATTTGTTTGATTTAATCATTTTCGTGCCGTTTAATTCCCACAGGGTTATAAACCACCCAACGACGAGCCATCAGAGTACCAAACAATACcgttgaataaaatcgaagACTTTGGAGTACACTGCAAGCAGTACTATTCCTTGGAAGTAACGTATTTCAAATCCTCCCTTGATCGTCGACTGCTTGATTCTCTCTGGAATAAGTACTGGGTTAACACGTTGAGCTCATCCAGTTTGTTGACGAATGCCGACTACACGACTGGACAGATATTTGATCTTTCCGACAAACTGGAACAGTCTGAAGCAGCACTTGGTCGAGGAAACATGCTCGCCGCAACTAATGATCCTTACGACCGTCGGAGCGAGGACAAACTCGTCAAGACGACAAGAGATAGCTGTAAAACTACAATTGAAGTTATACATGGTCTTATGGCTCAAGTTATCAAAGATAgacttttcaatcaatttggAACCGGTAAAAAAGACTCTTAAGCTTATTTTCTCTTACAGTGCAGTTTTTCTATTGTATATCTATTAttaaaaagataaataaataataatattgtgaTTTGCAACAAATTTACTATGTTCAATACGAAAATCATTCCAATCATAATGAGAATATTACAAATCAGAGGTGATAATGTAACTGGTTACCAAATCGTAACTACTTCTGTCCctatacattattttatttaaaaatgcaAAGTTTACTAgatgtcaaaatttttataagaaTCTGTTATGACTTTGTAGTATCCTACTCCACATATATTCCAATGAATTATGACTTGTACAGTTGAAGCTGCTGAGTTGCAGTAGTATATTCATGAATTCACACACAGGCACAAACTTCccaataaattcattttgtcTTTCAGCGCAGTGCTTTTAAACAGTAATTACAGTAACAAGTCAAAGTTTTATGTAATACAAAGTAACAGTATTCAATTATTGTGgaataaaaatacgttttattttcacacctTGACTCACTAAAAAGTATATACAGCATCTTTATCATTATCCATTATTATTGTAACCGataaatatacacacatttacacataggtatgtacatacatatatttataaatgcgtatatatttatataaaactCAAATAATTATGAGAACAAGTAGGCAGGGTTCATCCCTATTGGAGGGCTGAAACTTCTTTGTCAACATAATCATGCATACACTCAGTTACACGTATCCTGCAGATTAACTGCAATCACCCGTTACGAACACAATTCACAAGGGACGGACCTAATATACGAAAAATCCTAACTACCGATAAAATCGGTGCAATAGTGCATGTCCATAATCCTTTGTAACCAAGCAGTAACTTAAAGTTACAagattatgttttttttttgtaaatttatcttTACAATACTTTAAGTACAACCTTGCCATTAATATTTAATTGCCAATTTCCAGGCACATATATGATTTCTTTCAACTACAGCTCAACTGACATCATAATTACCTCTCTCTGCCTTTCGATAAACAACACTTAAGCAAATATTGAAGcaaaatcttctttttttttttgaatttgcaaaaGTGCCTAACGCAACGATGTAAGCATACAACagcgataaaataaatattatacgtattcaTACATTATATTGAACGCGTGAATTAGCGATTCATTGGTGCAGctaaatgaatatataataacaaatattaaaaattatagtcCAAATACAGTAATAGTGGAGACGAGGTATGATAGAATTTAAATGTAGCAGAATCCAGAGAGAGGAAAAACTTGGGATTGTCAGGGGGATTCGGTACAATACAATGCTGTAATTTATAAAGGGAATCCTCGGTCTTCAAGACCTTAATAGTTCCCGCATTTgttacgtacatacgtataatttgGGATGTAAAATTATGACATGAGTAGCAAATGTTTTAATATTCAGTCCTCAGCCCtccaatgataataattaatcaaggATTCTACGTCTAACAAGGATTCTAGCAACTCATTCCTATTAGTAGGGTGAATCGCATTAAATCATTTTATCCAACATAACTTGATAGATAGTTATAATTGTACATAAAACGATTGTAGCAATGTTATTTacgataattaacaaaattatCATACACGTAGTACTACAAATATCCCTCCCCCCTGGCCCCCTgccaaaaattaaaaataaacaaaaaaaaaaaaaaaaaaaaaaaaaacaatgttcaTGAGCCccaattatttattgtatataatatagtcACGTTTGGCATGACAATTTCTATCTAATATGTACAAAGTAATTGAGttcattttcaatcaaaacGAAGAAGGGAAAACCGAGTCAAGTATCAAATCAACAGAGCGGGGCAATATATTGTGGATGGTTGTGAGAGTAGTAAAAGATATTATAAAAACAAGCACCCTTCACCCGCACTTTCCAATCGACTCGTCTTCgcagataataatatttttttctcttcttctctaaATGTTTCACCATTTTGATTCCCTTACTTGATGTGGCAACTTAAAGCGAATCGTATCGACGATTCCTCTGCGAGTTTAATCGTCACCGAAGTTCATAGTTAAACTACTATAATTTGCAGTGATTGAACTCTGTGCACCTGTACGTGTTATCATTAATCATGGCGACAATACACTTAATTTCAATGGTCAAATCGTATATGAAAGTAATCGATGtccaaatataaaaattcaatttttacgttttctttttgcaattttgttttGTATCGTCAATAATAAATAGCTAATGCAAGTCATGAggtaaatattcaaaaatttcattgtaatGAATTTACTGcgttattttgatttttgatgtTTCATCTTATAAATACATGCTTGCATAGCGTAACATAATCCATGTTTTGTATtgctttcaaaaaattcataaggGAATAAATCCGGTATCACAGTAATAATactaatgataataataataataattttacacgttattattaatatagtGGTATCttatattgatttttataGTACATACACAACGGTTCTTCTTGCGTACACGTGGCGAGTTAGAGCGACCAATCCtgtaaaaattcttgaaattttttttacaaatattattttgaatcttCTTTCTCCGCAGGCTTTGTTGTCAGATTCACTCGTATCACATTTCAcagatttttcttattattatcatttgttttttgttgctttttttcctttcattgtTTTATAACCAACGATCAGGTATAATTTgagaatataaatttcttatatgtatatctatataccaTGAGCCTTTTGTTACACTCGTCCAGTTCAATTTGATTGTTAGGTGATCGTGGAGGTGAGACGGTGTGGGGAGGGGTTCTTCAGTCTGATCAGACTTGTATGATTAGGCAGACATATGTACAATTGGTTTTTCTATAGTGTCTTGTCACTGCCATGCCAGCGGCGGAAAGTTGTTCACCTCCGTTTGTTCCAATACGGGCCCCGAATCTCCCGTATACGAAATACGCAATCGCATCCTAAGCGCTGCCTGTAGTTTGACATAGTTGAAGGAAAAAACGTTTATCAGATAGTCCTAGTATCGATTAGAATTACCACACGAGTCACTAAAAAGTACAGTTTCTTCTGTCACGCATTAAAATACACGGAAATGTATTTCAGATGTGATTTTCATTTACTCAACAGTTAAATAATTACTAGATTATCATGTTCGTGAATTATTCTGATTGGAACAGCAATGCGTCTTGGAAAAATAGATTACTTTTTATGAGACTCGTTTGAAGCAATAAATTTCTCTGAACGATACTGTAGACTTACTTTGTTGATGTTTGTTACTTTCATAACTTGAGTTACTTGACCCAATGGAGGTATGACGGTGCCTGAAGGTGACAGCATTTGTAATTGGAATGTCTAAAAAAGTTTTAGGGAATTGATTTACCATTTCTTTCAGAATCTAAATAAGGTTTACAATGAATTCATACCTTGGGAACTGCGGCTTGGAATAAGAATTCGGTCAGTTCCATAGAACCAACATTTTGAGCCAACATGTTGATCACCAACAAGTCTGGAGTCTCTGATGGTCGCTCTAATTTGAGTACGATTTTAAGGCCTAATTTATCAAAGGCAACCAGACTTGGTATTtctgtaaagaaaaaaattacttattttccatcgataataaaaagtcttaatttaaaaaaatatactcatGCTGCAAGTTACGAACCATTTTGAACCGGGGACGAGTTGAGAAGGCCATCGACAAGGAAATTGGACGTATTGGTTGGGCTAAAGATTTGTGGAGTCGATTGGACCTGTGGAAAAGAAGGCGGAGCTGAAATAGGTGTGCTCAGATCTAACCCTCCAAGTAGATCGAGAAGGTCATTGTTATTAATGACTGGCGCCGCAGTAACTGGAGTATTGTTATCCACCACAGCTGGGATTTCAGTATCAAATTCCGAACTTCCAAGCAAATCCAGCAGAGCGCTCTGTAAAAGAAATGCAAAATGAATACATAATTACAATCTTCATCCTGAATAAGGTTCATTGATGTCTACAGTAGGAATAATTCAACTTACCGAGTCTGATGGAGCAGCAACAGGTAGCTGTTCCAAAATCATAGTTTTATCTTCCTCGATTTCAGACTCTCCGTTAACTAATCCGATGATTCCATTTGCCTGTGGTTTGGCAGTCTCCATAGGAGGCATTCTTTCCAGTAATGCGGTCCTCAAGTGTTCATATTTTCTAAATAACTGCGAGAATTCAACTCCGCGTTGCTGAAGCTCAATGTGTAAATTGCTCCCAAACGTATCAATaatttgtcgaatttttctgtaaaatgaAAGTGGCATACTGCATCGTGTTACTTTggtagtaaaataaaaaacataacTGGGACATACATAACgataaaattagatttttaagagaaaaaaaataaaaataagaaaagaaaagaaacaaccATAGTTCGCCACACCAGCTGTAATAACTCGCGAGATTACTCTGTTCTAATGTGTTAAAAATCGTGTGTCTGAGATTAAATTTACTCTTGCCTTGAGCACTTTCAAAGTGGCTgaatacaaaagaataagCAACTATACTTACTCGTTGCCTTGTTGGAAACGAGTGCTGAGTTTCGTGAGTGACAGTAAAGTGTACTGTTTCGTGACTACGGTATTTTGTGGGCTCCACAGTAACCTTTGATAGACATCAATGACTTCATCTTCAGTAAGCTGGCAAACACGTAGACAGGTATAAAGGTTAGCCATGAATTCCACGCCTTCTGGGTCAAATCAATAAGTATGACCATTAACCTGATCTTAATTCCCTCTAAATTTAACTCACATTTACAGGTGCCTCGACGTCTTCACTTGGCGGACCATAAAGTAACAAATCACCGTACTCCCCGATGCACCAAGTCGCCACTTGAGCCAATGGCTGCTTATCGGCAGTATCCCTTTCCAAAGCGCGCCAAAGTGCACAAACCGCATATCCTTGCTGTGCCTGTGCCTCCGATATCAACTGAATTGTACAAGCGACGACGTCATCTCTCACGTAATTGCCGGCCTGAGAACAAACGAGTTCTATAATAGAGCAtcgataatttattaaaaaacagtTCTGACGAgttaaaaatctttcaaatcTCATAGTAACTTCACGTCCACTCATTTCTTTGGAACACTATTCACTCACTGCGACTAAAACTTTGAAGAGCGTTTCAAGGTGCCAACGTTTGTTAGGAGCAAATCTTTCCGCCGACATGACGATGTTGCTACTACATTGAGCTTTGAATTCAGGATCGGCTCGTTCTAGAAAGAGCAATAATTCTTTCATCATAGTTCTTATGTTGTTTGAGTTCACTAGAGCGAAGCTAAGCTCCATTGCACGCCGCCTTATCGAAACATCAGGATCCTTTAGGCACTcctgcaaatttattttatgttgTGAAATAAAAGCATGTGTCGTATGGATATTTAGGATAAAGGAACGAAAATCGACATACCAAAATTGTGGAACGGTGTCTCTGCACAGCACTCGTATCAACATACACAGTCTTCAAAAGGGTGTTTAACGCGACgtaacgaatatttttatcgttattcaataaaaatctACCGAGAATATTGACGGCCAGAACTCTCAAGCCGCTCTCTGACTTTATATCCATAATAGACAGAACCGTTTCATACAATATCGTATTTCCAACGTTCTTACTGGTTTCCGTGTTTGTTGCCACTTGTGCCAGGATATCATTCATAGCTTCCGATGCATCGACATCGTTTCTTCCCAAAATTCGTAAAAGTCGCAGAATTTTCACTTGAAGGAAAGGATCTGATACTCCAGATACGTCGTGCTCTGGAGAATATCCAGCAAGTATTAAATTCTTTAAAATCCGTACGAGGTTGGGAACAATCTGAAataaacagattttttttcctcacaatttgtatacataaatGTGTATTAAAACagtaatatataatgtaaaacactattttttaacattatttGCGACACATATTGacatatattttacatacCTAAAAAGTAAACAGCAATAGAAATGAAAGGTAATTGAAGCAGATGATCTTTGCTTTAACAGatcatatttaaatttataacaaaattttgctaTAATTGATTAAATGAGACGATCAATCAACCGTTCAATCAAGTTCATTCGCTGTTCAATATTAACTAGTAATGTTTTACTATTTGATTACTTATAGCAGCGTTTTGCAATGCATATAAAAACATATAACCGGAAGTTTTCGCAGTGTACAACCGCCGAATACCAGGAAGTTATAAAGAGTCTGCTTTGATTAGATCACTTTGAATTCTCGGTTGCGGATCAAAATGGAAAGCAACTGGCTCACGACAGTTAACTGTTGATCGTTAGTATACACTATTTGTATTtaaagtatgaaaataattcttacaGTAAAGTAAGAACTTCGGTTCAGGATCATAGCAAGATAACATAAAATTCAAACTATGTACGAGGATAAACCAAGAGAGAAACTGTGCCATGCCTAACATGCACTAACAcagtatatttcaaaataatttacctCTCGATGGCCGCATTCCTAAATAGGACAAAACTTAATTTAAGGATCATTGAAGTAGTGAAACTAGTGAGTTATTCATTACTATACTCACAGCTGACGATAATGATAGGTAACACAACATTCAATGCATGCTTGATTGGTTCAGATAACATTAGAAATCAGGAATTACAGAAAAATGACGTCGGACAGAAATCGTGTATTGTCAATGCAAAAATACTTTGTAGGGTAGTCTTTTTCACGCCGAGAATTCTACTATTCGATCAGCAAAAATCACATTTTCCTCACCTTTTTGAAATGATTCAAAGTGTCAATGCTGTTTTCACACATTTCCGTAATCAGAGTAACTCCGGTGATTAAAACGCCGTGATTCTTTTCCGTAAGTAGACTGCGAGTGGCTGGCAAAAACATTTCCATCAACTCGGGGACACGTCTGATTATTCTGAACGCGCACAGGGCTgctttttttctaatatatGCATTGGGCGATTTCATAAGCCTCTCGACTTCAGCTGCCAGATCTCTTGCCATCTCTGGTGATGCGattgcacctagagtgcacAGGGCAAGCCCAATTACGAACTGTGTAGAACTGTTCAAATCGCTGTAAGAACGTCgagatattattttcatcgttcGCATCTCGTAATGCTaagagagtgaaaaatgttgtatTGCTCAGGTGCGACAGGTGTTTGTTAGATTCTGGTTTTCATTTCAAGTTTGCTATTAAAGCAACAAGTTCTATGATGTTTATAGAATGAAATGCAGCTTCCTcaataatgaaagaaagaaaaagacgaatgttataaataaaaactcaTTCAAGAGTTGAGAGAATGATATTTCATCCTCTCAACGCACAATCAAAATCtggtaaaatatattttctgcCCTAATGATCACTTCTTATACTTGCTTTTTCAGACAGTTGGTAATCAAAAGGTGAACATCTTGTCGCTCGTCGAGCAGCAGCATAGCCCCAAGATAGCCGATTCTTTTGTCTGTAAACCTCGGCGACGCTATCAGCTTCAAACATTCGAGCTGTCCAAAATGCGCCGGATATCTGTGAATTTGATTGAAGCAAATTTTCAGCTTCAGAAGTTATTCCGATCTTCTTATAacgaagaataaatttttacagacCCCAACATGTGAATGTAAAGCAGTTTGGCAATGTTGCGACACCTCCAGACGCTGTCCTCCTCCCTGAACGTCGATCGAATGTATGCGCATTCTTTGTTGACAACTGTACGTTCTTCAGCGGCAGTTCTTGCCGCTCGTATTTGTCTGATCAAATCGCGGAGGCGTGTAGGAGCTGGCATTCTCACTGTCGAAACTTTTAAATTAACATTATGTTATCAGTGCACTGTGTTAGCTGGGCGGCGGTGCGTTAGTGTAAAAAGCTAAGCACTGCACTGGACGAACTAATCGCTGCATTACAGGGACGTGATTGGACACATAAAATCTGTGCgatatattcaattttaaaatagTGGCGACTATAGGACTGTGCGAATAAGAGTCATAAACTTCTGAAACGATCGTTGACTTTATTCAGAGCTTTGCCAAGTTCCAGAGATACAAAAGCCTGAATGAATCAGGCGTGTGGCAGTAATTGAAGATTCAAAGGatgaatcatttttcgaaaagaaaGTACCTGcatatttcattgaaaatatctgGTACAAGCCTTGACAAAGCTCTGCATTCGATTTACTAAAAGAAATCCTCTGGCActttaaaatttgtaaaagaGCTACAAACCGAAGCAAATATTGAACGGAGTAAAAAAGCTTGAAAGAAGTTCTCTGTAAGCTCAGAATAAGCaggatataaaaaatcaaataccACACTCTGAATTCCAATTTCACAATCACTATAAATATAAGCTCATAGTACAGAAGCTGATGACATTGAGGAAGAGAAAATAGATCATACATTACGCAGATGTAAAAGAAATTGATGGGAATTATAAATCTAGTTAGCGAGTGTGACGCCGAAGCTCATCTTTAGgttcttttgcttttttctctATTCTAATTGCAACCTGGGGACGTGTGTAAAAAGCTAGGGAAGGATGATCAATCGCACAATCCGGGATACCCACCTCGCTCAACAGCCTCGTTGATAGCCTGCTTTATGGAGGCCATATTGAAGGCTGGGTTAAACCTGAAAAAGTCACACCATGCTGGTTTAGAAAGCACACTATAAATGTCTTTTAGTTCAACTTAGTAATATCTATCTACATGCATTGACACCTTTAGTACCCAATCGTTTTTTGATCGCATTAGAACTTgacacagtttttttttttaattcgaggAATTGGAAAAGGAAGATAACAATCCGATGCAAAATGAAAACCTCCAAGTAGTGATAAGAAATAATCGATTGTTAGATAAATTAACCAAGTTTAAAATCAATGTCAACGAGTTGAGATTTTATCTATAACACAGTATTTCATctgttataataatatgataacGTATTCAGGTTGTCCTATTTAATCCCCACTGCTCTCTATTTTTAGATTCTCTTATAGAAGAATGGTTCAATAGttcttgaaattcaaaaaatatgtcgactgtaacaaatttttgcaattataaacaagatcaataaaataaagtcACAGCTTCttccgaaaaatttatttcagtaaTTATCTGTAGAACTCTTTTTTTGCAATCGAGTGGAGAAAACTGTCCGAATTGAATACAATAGGAttaagaacaaaaaaacacgagaagaaaattaaaagaatcattttcaaatcaaccaacaaatttgaaaagaaatctACTCTTTCCAAaactttttaaataaataaaatcaattaaagatagaaaaatgttgactattgtaaaaataaattggcatATAATTTGCTCTACTTATTTTATACcattgaaaaaacttttagaAAGTAAATATACGTTATTTCAATAAGAAAATAGTAGTAGTCTTATTACAGActatgttaaaaatttttcaacagagATTAAAGGAAGGACTGTACGCAAGGGCTGAATACAATAAAATTCGAATCAAACAAACATTTGTACGGAACGAAATActgaaatgaacaaaaaaataaataaaattacccATGTTCTGAGGCATTCATGATTTCTCAACACCGTTTagaaattgtgttttttttttttgttttcggcTGGCAGCTATAGCAACAAACTGGATTACTGCAGCAGGCTGTTAACCACTCGACACACACACTCTTTACTCCTTTGTATCGCCGCTATGCTCCTGTTAGACATAtcgtatttgttttttttatggttACATCGGCGTTATTCCTTTTGATATCAAACTCAGGGACAGGGCATGGGGGTTACAATCTTAATTGTACGTTAAACGCAAGCTTTGTATGTACCTATTCACATGTCTCTATAACAATAAACAGAGTCGACATACATTTAGGAAGCATGTGTGAGTTTATATGCGTACGTGTCTGTATTACATAACAGAAACATTCGCATCTTCCAAGATTAATTTCCCGACAAATATATCACACCATTTACTCTGCTATTTCTGTCAacataatattatttgtttacattAAATACTTGtcagttttagatttttcattctacGCAAGAAATTGGCAATGTTTTGAAAGGCTTGAAAATTATGTTTAATGTAAGATGCTGATGAGTTACTCGAGTTTACTATGTTTTATGATTTGCAGGTATAAAATGTCGGAAAATAAGAGTGGCTAAAAACAAACTCAAACTGTGTGAAACTAATCTTGTattgtaggaaaaaaaaatgaaaaaataaaaaagaaaagataccGCCGAGAAGAGTGAAAGATAATAGAAGAAAAGAATTGACTAACTTTGACGCTAATCGATGTTGAATAATGCGAGTGTGGCATGTAAAGAGTAGTGGGCGTTAGATGCGAAGGTTAGCTTTTGGTAAGCTGTCAAATGTGTGCGTAGAATTGGTAAATCACATCGAATAAACTACGGTGGAAAAAGAATCGGGCGAAACCGAAGGTTGCAGGTGTACAAGATCGTTGAAAAGCGAGGTTGAGCATgtaaaatacatacatacggcAGTTATAAGCAGGCAGGTGAGAAGAGTTTTTGTCCAGATGCACACGGTGGTGTCAAACGACGGAAACGTGTCAATCGCCACCGTGTCACCTAACTTCACCTGACGAATGAGATTTTGAGGTGAGAAAAAAGACAGGAACAAACCGATGCACGGATCCGAATGAAAGACACACCACTCAAAGAGAAACACGGGAGGACGGAAAGGCACTGATCGGCAACTCCTCTCGACTCTCGAGCCGTGTATAACTTGGAATTGGAACTGCGAGTAGGTACAAACGCGAGTTTAGTGAACCACTCGTCGAACAATGCCGCACCTGCCCTGCCGAAACTCTGTTCCACTTTCCAGCTCACTAGTCAACTTTGATCACTGGATAATGTATTCGATCGAGGTTTTCTAACGTTGATACCTACCGCCTACCACAGAGTTCGAGACCAGAATCGTATTGTTGTGGGCGAAGGGTGGTGTGTTGTTTTAAATCATTAGAGGAGGAAAGAAAGGGACGAtaaaggaaagagaaaatttgacgaaaagaaaaaaatggcaaaCAATAGTGGAACAGGGGTATTTATCACGAATCGATTATCGGGGCATCAAGGCGATCATTATTAATCGCGCATATGTTAAATTACGCCGCCGACCCACCCCGAACGTACGACAAAACACTCGCTTGTCTGCAATTCACCAATCTACACTAAACCAACGAACTAATCTCCGCCGTCAGCCATACGTGCAGTGTTGCCAGATTAGCAGAATCCTACTAAATTTATGAGGAATTGGAAGCTTCCggagaaaaaatatctagGAGTTTTTTCAGGAcgaatttcaagaattttcagATTTATGCTTCGCTCGTCGactgttacaatttttactgactttatttgttatttttctatgCGACAAGTACGGTGAGCGAAAGGCGACCACTTGCGGGGGGGATGAGATTCTATCGGTAAAGCAAATTCCAGAATTGCTGGTAGGGTCTAAgctgaatttcaaatattatagGAACAGCTTATTCTGAAAGGTGAATATTATTTCTACGTGTCAATCATATGCATGATATCGTGCAAACTTGATTCAAGGTCATTctgtcatttaaaaattttaggaGGAAATTTGGGAAGATTTTCTTTGTGGGTTAGGAGATTCTAGGAGAATTTCAAAGTTACCCTAGGAGATTTCTGCAACAGTCATCTGGCAACACTGCATACACGAAAACTAAGATGGCGGGACGGCCTCAATTAACGTTGGTGGTCGGCGGTACATCGCTTATTTAACAAAATTGGGCACATGCTTTACAGGTTATACGTTCGCACCGTTATTAAAGCGACACGCTTCACTTGATactgcatttttttaataaatcttccCTATCATTCGACCCTTGATACATCGCTGGAGGGTAATAAAGGTGTCATTGCACAACGTAGTTGACTTGCTCTGGTATTTCATACCTATATGCGGTTGTCGTTTGAGGGCtatgaaaaaactgaaacgaTCACTTAATGAATTCCTGTAGttttgttaataaattttgCTCCCGGGGTAATTGCATGTACTAATTGTGTACAATGGTATCTCTAACGAAACGATCGTAGAAACTATTAAAAACCGATCACGCTACGAACCGATCATCAATATGTTCGTATAAGTAAAAACTAGACTGTAAGTTGGTACATTGCAACGCAATGCATGTTTTgcatatttcatttcatcaatCAGCTTCATCAATACGCGATATTTTTCGTTATCTTGTACCGTATCACCAACGATTGGATGTATCGAGCATCTGTGATTCATGCAGACGCGTCACACCTTTGCATTCATACTTCTCTCCCATTTATCTCGACGCGTGTATTTTATCattgcttctttttttctcctccctgaatttttttcccttctcccCATATCGG is part of the Neodiprion virginianus isolate iyNeoVirg1 chromosome 5, iyNeoVirg1.1, whole genome shotgun sequence genome and encodes:
- the LOC124304478 gene encoding AP-1 complex subunit gamma-1 isoform X12 is translated as MNASEHGFNPAFNMASIKQAINEAVERVRMPAPTRLRDLIRQIRAARTAAEERTVVNKECAYIRSTFREEDSVWRCRNIAKLLYIHMLGYPAHFGQLECLKLIASPRFTDKRIGYLGAMLLLDERQDVHLLITNCLKNDLNSSTQFVIGLALCTLGAIASPEMARDLAAEVERLMKSPNAYIRKKAALCAFRIIRRVPELMEMFLPATRSLLTEKNHGVLITGVTLITEMCENSIDTLNHFKKIVPNLVRILKNLILAGYSPEHDVSGVSDPFLQVKILRLLRILGRNDVDASEAMNDILAQVATNTETSKNVGNTILYETVLSIMDIKSESGLRVLAVNILGRFLLNNDKNIRYVALNTLLKTVYVDTSAVQRHRSTILECLKDPDVSIRRRAMELSFALVNSNNIRTMMKELLLFLERADPEFKAQCSSNIVMSAERFAPNKRWHLETLFKVLVAAGNYVRDDVVACTIQLISEAQAQQGYAVCALWRALERDTADKQPLAQVATWCIGEYGDLLLYGPPSEDVEAPVNLTEDEVIDVYQRLLWSPQNTVVTKQYTLLSLTKLSTRFQQGNEKIRQIIDTFGSNLHIELQQRGVEFSQLFRKYEHLRTALLERMPPMETAKPQANGIIGLVNGESEIEEDKTMILEQLPVAAPSDSSALLDLLGSSEFDTEIPAVVDNNTPVTAAPVINNNDLLDLLGGLDLSTPISAPPSFPQVQSTPQIFSPTNTSNFLVDGLLNSSPVQNEIPSLVAFDKLGLKIVLKLERPSETPDLLVINMLAQNVGSMELTEFLFQAAVPKTFQLQMLSPSGTVIPPLGQVTQVMKVTNINKAALRMRLRISYTGDSGPVLEQTEVNNFPPLAWQ
- the LOC124304478 gene encoding AP-1 complex subunit gamma-1 isoform X6, which translates into the protein MNASEHGFNPAFNMASIKQAINEAVERVRMPAPTRLRDLIRQIRAARTAAEERTVVNKECAYIRSTFREEDSVWRCRNIAKLLYIHMLGYPAHFGQLECLKLIASPRFTDKRIGYLGAMLLLDERQDVHLLITNCLKNDLNSSTQFVIGLALCTLGAIASPEMARDLAAEVERLMKSPNAYIRKKAALCAFRIIRRVPELMEMFLPATRSLLTEKNHGVLITGVTLITEMCENSIDTLNHFKKIVPNLVRILKNLILAGYSPEHDVSGVSDPFLQVKILRLLRILGRNDVDASEAMNDILAQVATNTETSKNVGNTILYETVLSIMDIKSESGLRVLAVNILGRFLLNNDKNIRYVALNTLLKTVYVDTSAVQRHRSTILECLKDPDVSIRRRAMELSFALVNSNNIRTMMKELLLFLERADPEFKAQCSSNIVMSAERFAPNKRWHLETLFKVLVAAGNYVRDDVVACTIQLISEAQAQQGYAVCALWRALERDTADKQPLAQVATWCIGEYGDLLLYGPPSEDVEAPVNLTEDEVIDVYQRLLWSPQNTVVTKQYTLLSLTKLSTRFQQGNDMPLSFYRKIRQIIDTFGSNLHIELQQRGVEFSQLFRKYEHLRTALLERMPPMETAKPQANGIIGLVNGESEIEEDKTMILEQLPVAAPSDSSALLDLLGSSEFDTEIPAVVDNNTPVTAAPVINNNDLLDLLGGLDLSTPISAPPSFPQVQSTPQIFSPTNTSNFLVDGLLNSSPVQNEIPSLVAFDKLGLKIVLKLERPSETPDLLVINMLAQNVGSMELTEFLFQAAVPKTFQLQMLSPSGTVIPPLGQVTQVMKVTNINKAALRMRLRISYTGDSGPVLEQTEVNNFPPLAWQ